In Zingiber officinale cultivar Zhangliang chromosome 6A, Zo_v1.1, whole genome shotgun sequence, a single genomic region encodes these proteins:
- the LOC121994309 gene encoding putative [ribosomal protein S18]-alanine N-acetyltransferase, whose product MEAPAPAAVAEISDFDPRKDADSVVEEIARLERKIFPKHESLSKSFHDELRKKNSGLIYLKISTGKDEEIIGYAMYSWISSLSASITKLAVKDNYRRQGHGELLLRAAIEKCRTRKIQRVCLHVDPARIPALLLYRKLGFQMDGLIHQYYSPERDAYRMFLEFDE is encoded by the exons ATGGAGGCGCCGGCACCGGCGGCGGTGGCAGAAATCTCAGATTTCGATCCCCGCAAAGACGCTGATTCTGTCGTAGAGGAGATCGCCAGATTGGAGAGAAAGATCTTCCCCAAGCACGAATCCCTCTCCAAATCCTTCCACGACGAGCTGCGGAAGAAGAACAGCGGACTCATCTACCTCAAGATCTCTACGGGCAAAGATGAAGAGATCATTGGCTACGCCATGTACTCCTGGATATCTTCCCTCTCTGCCTCCATCACCAAACTTGCTG TGAAGGACAACTACAGAAGGCAAGGGCATGGAGAGCTTTTACTGAGAGCAGCCATTGAAAAGTGCAGGACAAGAAAGATCCAGAGGGTTTGTCTTCATGTTGATCCTGCTAGAATTCCTGCTCTTTTACTTTACAGAAAGCTTGGTTTTCAAATGGATGGATTGATTCATCAATACTACTCCCCAGAAAGAGACGCCTATAGAATGTTCTTGGAGTTTGATGAATAG